The Peribacillus simplex genome contains the following window.
TCTCCAATTTTTCTCCAATTGGATCTTTTAAATCGATTAAAAGCCTAATTGCAGCTGCCATGTCATCAATACGATTAACATTTAACATTATTCGATCTAATATCGACTCACTGAAACCTTTTTTCCTGCCTTCTTCTAGATCCTTTTGATTTTCTTTTATCAAATGATCTTTATCGTTAACAATTTGCTTTGCAATTTTTCCAAGTGCCTCATTCTTCTTTTCCGTAGTCAATCCAATTAGCTGATAACTGGCTTTTTTGGCTGCCTTTCCTTTCGCAGTCACTTCACTCATTTTAATGCCCCCTTTTCTTTCTCTAAAATTGATTACCTATGCTCTCACCCATTTATCGCGATGGATCACTTCTATGGAAGTGATCACAAGCTCGGTTGTCCGCTTGCCCATAGCCTGTTTTAATTCTTCGTCGGAATAAAGGACCTCACCCCTGCCTAATAACCCATTTGCACCAAAGACCTCGACGACATCCCCCTTATTGAATACTCCTTTAATTTCATAAATTCCAGCTGGTAGTAGACTGCTCCCATTTGAAACTAAAGCCCTTTCGGCACCTTCATCAACGAAAATTTTTCCGGATACTTGTGAATGAAGGGATATCCACTGTTTGTTTTTCGTTACCGTCGTCAAGACATCATTCCCAATATATGTGCCATCACCATTGCCTTCAAGGATAGTTAGTAGTTTTTCGCTCCCCACACCAGAACCGATGAATACTTTCACTCCAAGAGACAATGCAGTTTGGGCTGCAATCAGCTTCGATTTCATCCCCCCGGTTCCAACATTAGATCCCGCACCTTCTGCCATTTGCAATAAATCCGACGTTACTTCGGAAAGCTTTTCAAATCGTTTGGCCCCTGGGTTCGTCTGTGGATTGGAATCATAGAGCCCATTAATGTCCGTTAAAATGATCAAGTTGTTGGCGTGGACTAACCCGCTTACTAAGGCGGATAGCATATCATTATCACCGAAAGTCAACTCCTCGACTGAAACTGTATCATTTTCATTAATAATCGGGAGGATGCCGCGTTCAAGCAATTCCATCAATGTTGCATATGCATTTTTATATCTTTCTTTTTTCGAGAAATCTTTCCTTGTTAATAAAATCTGGGCCGGAACGATTCCAAAGTGCCCTAATTGTTCCATATATGATTGAATCAATAGGCTTTGCCCTACAGCTGCAGCAGCTTGTTTTCCTTTGAGAGTGACAGGTCTCGTAGGATAACCGAGCTTGCGAAAACCTGTCGCTACAGCACCTGATGAAACAAGGACAACTTCATGTCCCGCCTTCCTTAATGCTGCCACTGCCTGGATATGATCGGAAAATTTTGTTTGGTCGATTTCACCTTGTGTGTTGGTCAAAGAACTACTTCCTATCTTTACAACGATGCGTTTCTTTTCCATCGATTTTTCCTCCAATAAATATCTTAGACATGAAAAAAAGCCCTTTTCATCCTCGAAATAAGGACGAAAAGGGCTGCTCTCCGTGGTACCACCTTCATTGAATGCAAGTACATGCATTCCACTTTGCCTGATA
Protein-coding sequences here:
- the proB gene encoding glutamate 5-kinase; its protein translation is MEKKRIVVKIGSSSLTNTQGEIDQTKFSDHIQAVAALRKAGHEVVLVSSGAVATGFRKLGYPTRPVTLKGKQAAAAVGQSLLIQSYMEQLGHFGIVPAQILLTRKDFSKKERYKNAYATLMELLERGILPIINENDTVSVEELTFGDNDMLSALVSGLVHANNLIILTDINGLYDSNPQTNPGAKRFEKLSEVTSDLLQMAEGAGSNVGTGGMKSKLIAAQTALSLGVKVFIGSGVGSEKLLTILEGNGDGTYIGNDVLTTVTKNKQWISLHSQVSGKIFVDEGAERALVSNGSSLLPAGIYEIKGVFNKGDVVEVFGANGLLGRGEVLYSDEELKQAMGKRTTELVITSIEVIHRDKWVRA